From one Luteipulveratus mongoliensis genomic stretch:
- a CDS encoding AI-2E family transporter: MARRLDPDETPAPAAPPSAVSRGDVIGGGFRWSAGWALRTIVILLALYLLQRALAPLWVAILPIILALVLSTVLWPPTRWLRQRGFPPALAAACSILGAFAIIGGIIAAIVPSVVDQSEDLANKAIAGVNEVRDWAQGPPLNVRPDQIDDGVAAITDKLRESGSSIAGGVFSGVSTAGSLIVTLVLSLILSFFFIKDGPRFLPWLRGVVGEGPGAHLTELLSRMWNTLGGFIRTQAIVSAVDAVLIGGGLVILRVPLALPLAVLTFLGGFIPIVGATVAGALAVLVALVTKSWVTALIVLGIVIAVQQLEGHVLQPALQSRSMNLHPALVLLGIAVGSHGNGIIGAFLAVPTVALLSVLIRYLGEQVDLRTGAKKAADITAVTPHGLVAAQSGEAAAPQE; this comes from the coding sequence ATGGCCCGTCGTCTGGACCCGGACGAAACACCCGCTCCAGCGGCCCCGCCCAGCGCCGTAAGTCGGGGTGATGTGATCGGCGGAGGCTTCCGCTGGAGCGCCGGCTGGGCCTTGCGAACGATCGTGATCCTGCTCGCTCTTTACCTGCTCCAGCGTGCCCTCGCACCGCTGTGGGTGGCGATCCTGCCGATCATCCTCGCGCTCGTCCTGTCCACGGTGCTGTGGCCGCCGACCCGGTGGCTGCGGCAGCGGGGTTTCCCTCCGGCGCTGGCGGCCGCCTGCTCGATCCTCGGCGCCTTCGCGATCATCGGCGGCATCATCGCGGCCATCGTGCCGTCGGTCGTCGACCAGTCCGAGGACCTGGCCAACAAGGCAATCGCCGGCGTCAACGAGGTCCGCGACTGGGCCCAGGGTCCGCCGCTCAACGTCCGTCCCGATCAGATCGACGACGGCGTCGCGGCCATCACGGACAAGCTGCGCGAGAGCGGCTCCTCGATCGCCGGCGGCGTCTTCAGCGGGGTGTCGACCGCGGGCAGCCTGATCGTCACGCTCGTGCTCTCACTGATCCTGTCCTTCTTCTTCATCAAGGACGGCCCGCGGTTCCTGCCCTGGCTGCGCGGAGTGGTCGGTGAGGGCCCGGGCGCCCATCTCACCGAGCTGCTGTCCCGCATGTGGAACACGCTCGGCGGCTTCATCCGCACCCAGGCGATCGTGTCCGCCGTCGATGCCGTTCTGATCGGCGGTGGTCTGGTGATCCTGCGGGTGCCGCTCGCACTGCCGCTGGCGGTGCTGACGTTCCTGGGTGGCTTCATCCCGATCGTCGGTGCCACGGTCGCGGGGGCGCTCGCCGTGCTGGTCGCGCTGGTGACCAAGTCCTGGGTGACGGCGCTGATCGTGCTCGGCATCGTGATCGCGGTCCAGCAGCTCGAGGGCCACGTGCTGCAGCCCGCGCTCCAGTCGCGCTCGATGAACCTGCACCCCGCACTCGTCCTGCTCGGTATCGCGGTCGGGTCGCACGGCAACGGCATCATCGGCGCGTTCCTGGCCGTCCCGACCGTCGCCCTGCTGTCGGTCCTGATCCGCTACCTCGGCGAGCAGGTCGACCTGCGCACCGGCGCCAAGAAGGCGGCCGACATCACGGCGGTGACACCGCACGGCCTCGTCGCCGCGCAGTCCGGTGAGGCAGCCGCCCCGCAGGAGTGA
- a CDS encoding DUF2505 domain-containing protein, translating to MQITITWIVPSTADQTYANVTQVAYLDEKCEAAGALSFENRVTEKDGGHVVTIQRQMPSGGVPALVKKIVGDKVDVFETFAWGPRQADGGRRAALHVQFKGQPITMKGTSTIVPDGTGSRYTLDAALKAKIPIIGRTIEKMGSPEIIKAIEAEEGVSREWASGRR from the coding sequence ATGCAGATCACCATCACCTGGATCGTGCCTTCGACGGCGGACCAGACCTACGCCAATGTCACCCAGGTCGCATACCTGGACGAGAAGTGCGAGGCCGCGGGTGCGCTGTCGTTCGAGAACCGGGTGACGGAGAAGGACGGTGGGCATGTCGTCACCATCCAGCGGCAGATGCCGTCAGGTGGAGTGCCTGCGCTGGTCAAGAAGATCGTGGGTGACAAGGTCGATGTGTTCGAGACGTTCGCCTGGGGCCCGCGCCAGGCCGATGGCGGCCGACGCGCCGCCCTGCACGTCCAGTTCAAGGGCCAGCCGATCACCATGAAGGGCACCAGCACGATCGTCCCGGACGGCACCGGCTCCCGCTACACCCTCGATGCTGCGCTGAAGGCGAAGATCCCGATCATCGGCCGCACGATCGAGAAGATGGGCTCGCCGGAGATCATCAAGGCGATCGAGGCCGAGGAGGGTGTCTCACGCGAGTGGGCCTCCGGGCGCCGCTGA
- a CDS encoding GNAT family N-acetyltransferase, translating into MTGTVLRPAQDTDAAAVAEIWREGWVDGHSGHVPDELVAFRTEDSFRTRAVERVGDTTVAETDGAVAGFIMVLADEVEQVYVRRTARGSGVAGDLLAEGVRQVGAAGYDRAWLAVATGNSRARRFYEREGWQDEGAFDHPVEGPDGTIDVPCHRCTMATSR; encoded by the coding sequence ATGACCGGTACCGTGCTCCGACCCGCCCAGGACACCGACGCAGCCGCGGTTGCCGAGATCTGGCGTGAGGGCTGGGTCGACGGTCACTCCGGACACGTGCCCGACGAGCTGGTGGCGTTCCGCACGGAAGACTCGTTTCGCACGAGAGCCGTTGAACGAGTAGGGGATACGACCGTCGCCGAGACCGACGGCGCAGTCGCCGGTTTCATCATGGTGCTCGCGGACGAGGTCGAGCAGGTCTACGTCCGCCGCACCGCCCGGGGGAGCGGCGTCGCCGGAGATCTCCTGGCCGAAGGCGTACGGCAGGTCGGAGCAGCCGGGTACGACCGTGCCTGGCTGGCCGTGGCGACCGGCAACTCCCGCGCGCGACGGTTCTACGAGCGGGAGGGCTGGCAGGACGAGGGTGCGTTCGATCACCCCGTCGAAGGTCCGGACGGGACGATCGACGTGCCGTGCCACCGATGCACGATGGCCACCTCTAGGTAG